One genomic window of Aricia agestis chromosome 7, ilAriAges1.1, whole genome shotgun sequence includes the following:
- the LOC121728764 gene encoding sodium channel protein Nach-like, translating into MTELRPPGCCYAAREFSKTTTLHGFKYLSSKSYCDRWGWLVCCCASACCAGVLCAVLWARFLQVPALLTLRETKSPMDYMTMPLVGICPPTETVAQLFRQQMVINETDGSRLPEILDHVLRRKYTTMDQLSTLEEVLRKNNVSLAGALERVMPPCNKIVRNCRWQSVTIPCESLFEQQLTQWGVCCLSNISAVNLKPPLYTRLAFSRTLSIGLQCSQPDMPVLTGCELFTKYEGEGWVDLLSTALTPGHNYVAQLSFTSVVDSDPDKLVDETCIASETYSRTVCLLRCRENFCGCLDPLRIKHENEKLNLPVCSMTKLNCLRSFNNSKSTCRCLPSCKKVISTMSLESSKMISTSKTYDNLYLRLDESSSTILNIIVRIKGSKIFVVNPTETWITLLSSLGGVFNMFLGVGLFSALEVLFLIFVRCPIAIRKSSEVTLHRDRDAVS; encoded by the exons TTGGGGCTGGCTAGTATGCTGCTGCGCTAGCGCGTGTTGCGCTGGCGTACTGTGCGCAGTGCTGTGGGCGCGTTTCCTGCAGGTACCCGCGCTGCTCACGCTGCGGGAGACTAAGTCGCCCATGGACTACATGACCATGCCGCTCGTGGGCATCTGCCCACCCACAGAGACCGTGGCGCAGCTGTTCCGTCAGCAGAT GGTCATAAACGAAACGGACGGGAGTCGTCTCCCGGAGATTCTAGACCACGTGCTACGGCGGAAGTATACCACCATGGACCAGTTGAGCACGTTAGAGGAAGTGCTGCGGAAGAACAACGTTAGCCTGGCCGGCGCGTTGGAGCGCGTCATGCCACCTTGCAACAAGATAGTGAGGAACTGTCGCTGGCAGTCCGTTACTATACCGTGCGAGTCTCTGTTCGAGCAGCAGCTCACGCAGTGGGGTGTATGCTGCCTGTCTAATATATCTGC AGTAAACTTGAAGCCACCTCTCTACACGCGCCTGGCGTTCTCGCGGACGCTCAGTATCGGCCTGCAGTGTTCGCAGCCCGACATGCCAGTTCTGACGGGGTGCGAg CTATTCACAAAATACGAGGGCGAGGGCTGGGTGGACCTGCTGTCTACGGCGCTGACGCCGGGACACAACTACGTGGCGCAGCTGTCATTTACGTCTGTGGTCGACAGCGACCCAGACAAACTGGTCGACGAGACCTGCATCGCCTCGGAGACATACTCGAGGACTGTGTGCCTG CTTAGATGCAGAGAGAATTTCTGTGGTTGCTTGGACCCACTTCGGATAAAACACGAGAATGAGAAACTTAATCTTCCCGTGTGTTCCATGACTAAGCTCAACTGCTTGCGATCTTTCAACAACA GTAAATCCACGTGTCGCTGCTTGCCGTCGTGTAAGAAAGTGATATCTACGATGTCGTTGGAGTCCAGTAAAATGATCTCGACCAGCAAAACATACGACAATTTATA TCTAAGATTGGACGAGTCGTCGAGTACAATCCTCAACATCATCGTCAGGATAAAGGGGTCCAAGATATTCGTCGTCAATCCCACAGAAACGTGGATCACTTTGTTGT cgTCCCTGGGCGGAGTTTTCAACATGTTTCTCGGTGTGGGACTGTTCAGTGCTTTAGAGGTGTTGTTCCTCATTTTCGTGAGGTGTCCCATAGCGATCAGAAAATCCAGCGAAGTCACTCTGCACCGCGACCGCGATGCAGTCAGCTAG
- the LOC121728681 gene encoding probable U3 small nucleolar RNA-associated protein 11, with translation MSSWKKAAKANQKTHRERHQPESRKHLGLLEKKKDYKKRADDYHEKGATLKLLRKRTLDKNPDEFYFHMINSRVKDGVHHEVEKEDEYTPEQIKLMQTQDIKYVNMKRTIESRRIQRLQSQLHMTDVIDSTPNTHVFFVDEGEEKEFDLAKRLDTHPALINRKSNRPRLSDLDKMSLPDVSEAALESAKKSKEKIYKELSKRIEREEHLTVVQQKMELKRNLQDKSVKILKPKKVQKGTKVSAPVYKFQYIRKK, from the exons ATGTCCTCTTGGAAAAAAGCTGCGAAAGCTAACCAAAAAACACATAGAGAAAGACATCAACCAGAGTCCCGCAAACATTTAGGACTCTTGGAAAAAAAGAAAGATTATAAGAAACGTGCTGACGATTACCATGAAAAAGGCGCTACACTTAAACTACTTCGCAAAAGAACGTTGGACAAGAATCCGGACGAGTTTTACTTTCACATGATAAACTCCAGAGTAAAAGATGGG gtTCATCATGAAGTTGAGAAAGAGGATGAGTATACACCGGAGCAGATCAAGTTGATGCAGACGCAAGACATCAAGTATGTCAACATGAAGAGGACCATTGAGAGCCGCAGGATACAGAGGTTACAG TCTCAACTCCACATGACAGATGTGATAGATTCAACACCAAATACCCATGTGTTCTTTGTTGATGAAGGCGAAGAGAAAGAATTCGATCTGGCAAAACGTCTGGACACACATCCAGCGCTCATCAACAGAAAGTCAAATAGACCCAGGCTGTCAGACTTAGATAAAATGTCCTTACCAGATGTCAGTGAAGCA GCTTTAGAATCAGCAAAGAAGTCTAAAGAGAAGATTTATAAAGAGCTGTCTAAGAGGATTGAGAGGGAAGAGCATCTGACTGTTGTTCAACAGAAGATGGAGCTAAAGAGGAATCTTCAAGACAAGTCAGTCAAGATTCTGAAACCTAAGAAGGTCCAAAAAGGTACTAAGGTATCTGCTCCTGTGTACAAATTCCAAtacattagaaaaaaataa